The stretch of DNA ACTGCGCCTGGTCGGCCAGATCCTGCTGCGCGCGCTTGAGGTCGCTGATGTCGATCATCACGCCGCCCAGCGAAACCGGCACGCCGTTCTCCACGCTCACCGTCACCGAATCGCGCAGCCACACCGCACGCCCGTCGGCCGAAACCATGCGGTATTCGAACTCATGGTTGCGGCCCGCGCGGGTCTGCGATGCGCAGAACGACATCACGCGTTCGCGGTCCTCGGGATGCACATGGCTCTCCCAGAAGCCCGGCACACGCCACTCCGCGACCGGATAGCCAAGGATG from Verrucomicrobiia bacterium encodes:
- a CDS encoding PAS domain-containing protein, with product MASTPALRVRDDESLPRGGFRDLLNRIDGIVWEADPATFTFNYVSPAAERILGYPVAEWRVPGFWESHVHPEDRERVMSFCASQTRAGRNHEFEYRMVSADGRAVWLRDSVTVSVENGVPVSLGGVMIDISDLKRAQQDLADQAQ